TTAAATCCATCGCCGTATTTATTCTTGGTACAAGGGCAAACGCTGACAGATCAAAAGCCGTTCCATATTGTCGGTTCATCGCCAGAAATTTTATCTCGTTTAGAAAATGGCATTGCAACGGTACGTCCTTTGGCGGGGACACGACCGCGTGGTAAAACCAAGGAAGAAGATCTTGCCTTGGAACAAGATCTATTGGCAGATGAAAAAGAGATTGCTGAACATCTGATGTTGATTGATCTGGGGCGTAACGATGTCGGGCGTGTATCCAAGATTGGTAAAGTGCAAGTGACCGATCGGATGGTGATCGAGCGTTATTCACATGTGATGCATATTGTCTCGAATGTGCAGGGGGAGGTGCGGGATGATGTTGATGCTTTAGATGTGTTTAAAGCCACATTCCCTGCGGGAACACTCTCAGGTGCGCCAAAAATCCGTGCGATGGAGATTATTGATGAGGTTGAGCCTGTTAAACGTGGTGTGTTTGGCGGTGCTGTTGGATATTTAGGCTGGCATGGTGAAATGGACATGTCGATTGCGATTCGGACCTGTGTGATTCGCGATCATAAGGTCTATGTACAGGCAGGAGCGGGGCTAGTTGCGGACTCAAATCCTGAATCTGAGTGGAATGAAACCCAAATAAAAGCTCGCGCAGTGATCAAAGCGGTTGAATTATCATCAAACGGATTGATTTTATGAGTTTTTAACGGTTTTTTTAAAAAAACCACTTGCATCGATTCAGAGTTTTGCTAAACTGCACACCGTTCCGATACGAAACGTACGAAACACTAAGAAAGAGCCGGCATAGCTCAGTTGGTAGAGCAACTGACTTGTAATCAGTAGGTCCACAGTTCGAATCCGTGTGCCGGCACCATCTTAAAAGTGTGGTAGTATAAAGTAAAGAACAGCACTGTGTAAGTGTGATGTGGTGAGATTCCCGAGCGGCCAAAGGGGGCAGACTGTAACTCTGCTACGAAAGTTTCGAAGGTTCGAATCCTTCTCTCACCACCATTTAACTTCGATATAAGTGGTTAGTACCAACATGCGGGAGTAACTCAGTTGGTAGAGTGGCAGCCTTCCAAGCTGCATGTCGCGAGTTCGATCCTCGTCTCCCGCTCCATCGAAGATGTCGCTCTTATAGCTCAGTGGTAGAGCACTCCCTTGGTAAGGGAGAGGTCTCGAGTTCAAATCTCGATAAGAGCTCCAGATATACAGTTTAGTGGAATTTCCACAGCATTTTAAAGAAGCAGGCTATTATAGTCTGCTTTTCAAGTATTAGGTGTCTAGTTTTTTAGGCGAATGTCGATTAAGAAGGTTTTTCAGGGTTGTTTTTCTCTAAACTGGCGTCGACGTAAACGAGGAAAATCAAAATGGCTAAGGCTAAGTTTGAACGTAACAAACCACACGTAAACGTGGGTACAATTGGTCACGTTGACCATGGTAAAACAACTTTAACTGCTGCGATTGCAACTATTTGTGCAAAAACTTACGGCGGTGAAGCGAAAGATTACTCACAAATCGACTCAGCTCCTGAAGAAAAAGCACGTGGTATTACAATTAATACTTCACACGTAGAATACGATTCTCCAATCCGTCACTACGCTCACGTAGACTGCCCGGGCCACGCCGATTATGTTAAAAACATGATTACTGGTGCTGCTCAGATGGACGGCGCGATCCTTGTATGTGCTGCGACTGATGGTCCAATGCCACAAACTCGTGAACACATCCTTCTTTCACGTCAGGTTGGTGTACCTTACATCATCGTATTCTTGAACAAGTGTGACCTTGTTGATGATGAAGAATTACTTGAATTAGTAGAAATGGAAGTTCGTGAACTTCTTTCTACTTATGACTTCCCAGGTGATGACACTCCAGTTATCCGTGGTTCAGCACTTGCTGCACTTAATGGTGATGCTGGTCAATATGGTGAGTCTTCAGTTCTTGCTCTTGTTGAAGCGCTTGACTCTTACATCCCAGAACCAGAACGTGCGATCGACAAAGCATTCTTGATGCCAATCGAAGACGTATTCTCTATCTCAGGCCGTGGTACAGTAGTAACTGGTCGTGTAGAAGCTGGTATCGTAAAAGTTGGTGAAGAAGTTGAAATCGTAGGTATCAAAGATACGGTTAAAACTACAGTAACTGGCGTAGAAATGTTCCGTAAATTGCTTGACGAAGGTCGTGCAGGCGAGAACTGTGGTGTTCTTCTTCGTGGTACTAAGCGTGAAGACGTACAACGTGGTCAAGTACTTGCTAAACCAGGTACAATCAAGCCGCACACTAAATTCGACGCAGAAGTATACGTACTTTCTAAAGAAGAAGGTGGTCGTCATACTCCATTCCTTAACGGTTACCGTCCACAGTTCTACTTCCGTACAACTGACGTAACTGGCGCGATCAAATTACAAGATGGCGTAGAAATGGTAATGCCTGGTGACAACGTTGAGATGTCAGTAGAGTTAATCCACCCGATCGCAATGGACCCAGGTCTACGTTTTGCGATCCGTGAAGGTGGTCGTACTGTAGGTGCTGGTGTTGTTGCTAAAGTAACTGCATAAGCCCAAGACTGTGTTACACTCAAATCGGAAGCTTCGGCTTTCGATTTGCATAATAGGCTAGTAGTTCAATTGGTAGAGCGTCGGTCTCCAAAACCGAATGTTGGGGGTTCGAGTCCCTCCTGGCCTGCCACTTTTTTTTTATAAAAAAGCTTAATTCTGGCTGAGTTGTCATATAATAAGTCGCGAATTCTACGACGAGTAAAAAAATGTCGAATGATAAATCGCGTGACGCATTAAGCGACGCGCCAATCCCTCAAAGAAATAATGCCGCTGAAGTTGTAAACTCTGGCTCTCCACTTGATATGGTCTTGTGGTTGATTGCTATCGTTTTATTGATCGGCGCCGCATTGGTAAATCAGCATTTACCGGCCTATTGGGCACCTGCAAATGATATTTGGGTGCGCGTTGGGGTAATTTTGGCTTGTGTCGTCGTCGCTTTAGGTTTATTATACGCCACCCATCAAGGCAAAGGCTTTGTGCGTTTGTTGCAAGATGCGCGAATTGAACTGCGTCGAGTGACCTGGCCAACAAAACAAGAGACGATCACGACATCGTGGCAAGTGCTTTTGGTTGTACTCATTGCATCATTGGTTTTATGGTGTTTTGACTACGGGTTAGGTTGGTTTATTAAGTTAATTATCGGGTAAGAGTGCGATGAAACGTTGGTATATTATTCATGCCTATTCAGGTTTTGAAAAACAAGTGATGCGTTCACTTAATGACCGAATCCAGCGCAGCACTGTTGCTGATAGTTTTGGTGAAGTCCTCGTCCCTACTGAAGAAGTAGTGGAAATGAAGGATGGTAAGAAGCGTAAGTCTGAACGTA
This genomic stretch from Acinetobacter sp. C32I harbors:
- the tuf gene encoding elongation factor Tu; translated protein: MAKAKFERNKPHVNVGTIGHVDHGKTTLTAAIATICAKTYGGEAKDYSQIDSAPEEKARGITINTSHVEYDSPIRHYAHVDCPGHADYVKNMITGAAQMDGAILVCAATDGPMPQTREHILLSRQVGVPYIIVFLNKCDLVDDEELLELVEMEVRELLSTYDFPGDDTPVIRGSALAALNGDAGQYGESSVLALVEALDSYIPEPERAIDKAFLMPIEDVFSISGRGTVVTGRVEAGIVKVGEEVEIVGIKDTVKTTVTGVEMFRKLLDEGRAGENCGVLLRGTKREDVQRGQVLAKPGTIKPHTKFDAEVYVLSKEEGGRHTPFLNGYRPQFYFRTTDVTGAIKLQDGVEMVMPGDNVEMSVELIHPIAMDPGLRFAIREGGRTVGAGVVAKVTA
- the secE gene encoding preprotein translocase subunit SecE — encoded protein: MSNDKSRDALSDAPIPQRNNAAEVVNSGSPLDMVLWLIAIVLLIGAALVNQHLPAYWAPANDIWVRVGVILACVVVALGLLYATHQGKGFVRLLQDARIELRRVTWPTKQETITTSWQVLLVVLIASLVLWCFDYGLGWFIKLIIG